The following coding sequences lie in one Mycobacterium sp. Z3061 genomic window:
- the rbpA gene encoding RNA polymerase-binding protein RbpA: MADRVLRGSRLGAVSYETDRNHDLAPRQIARYRTENGEEFEVPFADDAEIPGTWLCRNGMEGTLIEGDLPEPKKVKPPRTHWDMLLERRSVEELEELLKERLELIRSKRRG, translated from the coding sequence ATGGCTGATCGTGTCCTACGAGGTAGTCGCCTCGGAGCCGTGAGCTACGAGACCGACCGCAATCATGACCTCGCGCCGCGCCAGATCGCTCGGTACCGCACCGAGAACGGCGAGGAGTTCGAGGTCCCGTTCGCCGATGACGCGGAAATTCCCGGCACGTGGCTGTGCCGCAACGGCATGGAAGGCACCTTGATCGAAGGTGACCTGCCCGAGCCGAAGAAGGTCAAGCCGCCCAGGACGCACTGGGACATGCTGCTGGAGCGCCGCTCGGTCGAGGAGCTCGAAGAGCTGCTCAAGGAGCGCCTGGAACTGATCCGGTCCAAGCGCCGCGGCTAG
- a CDS encoding amidohydrolase, with translation MAVRGDVIAWLGSDEVGRRQFPDADVQDLAGAFVAPGFVDSHIHLSATGLAISGLDLRAAGSRAQFLQMVADHAAAHPGRPVWGHGWDESAWPENTAPSTEDLDRVLGDRPAYLTRVDVHSALASTALRRLVPGLTAAAGFAAGQPLTGDAHHQVRAVARGLLTDDQLAEARLAALQALAASGVVAVHECAGPQIGGLDDWHALRRLSEGVEVIGYWGEPVTTAAEARALIAETGARGLAGDLFIDGALGSRTAWLHEPYADAPGCTGTRHLDPQAIEAHVRACTEAGVTAGFHVIGDAAVTTVVDAFTRVVDDLGVAAVARCGHRLEHLEMVTAEQAAKLGAWGVIASVQPNFDALWGGREGMYAQRLGPERGCRLNPLALLASQGVPLAFGSDAPVTGFQPWAGVRAAIHHRTPGSAVSARAAFAAATRGGWRAGGVRDGVSGTLVPGAPASYAVWDAGVLDVSAPRDAVQRWSTDPRSRVPALPRLDDNDTLPQCRQTVHRGSVIYG, from the coding sequence ATGGCCGTGCGGGGTGATGTCATCGCGTGGCTGGGCAGCGATGAGGTGGGTCGTCGACAATTCCCCGACGCCGACGTCCAGGACCTCGCCGGCGCGTTCGTGGCCCCAGGCTTCGTGGACAGCCACATCCATTTGAGCGCAACGGGTTTGGCCATCAGCGGGCTGGATCTGCGGGCCGCCGGTTCCCGGGCGCAATTTCTGCAGATGGTCGCCGACCATGCGGCGGCTCACCCGGGTCGGCCGGTGTGGGGCCATGGCTGGGACGAGTCGGCGTGGCCGGAGAACACCGCGCCCAGCACCGAGGACCTCGACCGGGTCCTCGGCGACCGTCCTGCCTATCTGACCCGCGTCGACGTGCACTCCGCGCTGGCCTCTACCGCTCTGAGGCGGCTCGTGCCCGGCCTGACCGCGGCGGCCGGGTTCGCCGCTGGGCAGCCACTGACCGGCGATGCGCATCACCAGGTCCGGGCGGTCGCCCGCGGCCTGTTGACCGACGATCAACTCGCCGAGGCCCGCCTGGCCGCACTGCAAGCGCTGGCCGCGTCGGGCGTCGTCGCAGTCCACGAATGCGCCGGGCCGCAGATCGGCGGGCTCGACGACTGGCACGCCCTGCGTCGACTCAGCGAGGGCGTCGAGGTCATCGGGTACTGGGGTGAGCCGGTGACCACCGCCGCCGAGGCCCGCGCCCTGATCGCCGAGACCGGCGCCCGGGGGTTGGCGGGCGATCTGTTCATCGACGGTGCATTGGGGTCGCGCACCGCGTGGCTGCACGAACCCTATGCCGACGCGCCTGGTTGCACCGGCACCCGTCATCTCGACCCGCAGGCGATCGAGGCTCACGTCCGCGCGTGCACCGAAGCGGGTGTGACTGCCGGTTTCCACGTCATCGGCGATGCGGCGGTCACCACGGTGGTCGACGCCTTCACGCGGGTCGTGGACGACCTCGGGGTGGCTGCCGTCGCTCGGTGCGGACACCGGTTGGAGCACCTGGAAATGGTCACCGCAGAACAGGCCGCCAAGTTGGGAGCCTGGGGCGTCATCGCCAGTGTCCAGCCCAATTTCGACGCGCTGTGGGGCGGCCGGGAAGGCATGTATGCGCAGCGACTCGGCCCCGAGCGAGGTTGCCGGCTCAACCCGCTGGCGCTGTTAGCATCGCAAGGCGTGCCCCTCGCCTTCGGCTCTGACGCGCCCGTCACCGGTTTCCAGCCGTGGGCCGGTGTGCGCGCCGCGATCCACCACCGCACTCCCGGCAGCGCGGTGTCGGCACGCGCGGCATTCGCCGCGGCAACCCGCGGCGGCTGGCGGGCCGGTGGCGTCCGCGACGGAGTGTCCGGCACCCTGGTCCCCGGCGCGCCGGCCTCCTACGCGGTGTGGGACGCGGGCGTCCTCGACGTCAGCGCGCCGCGCGACGCCGTCCAACGCTGGTCCACCGACCCGCGTTCCCGGGTCCCCGCACTACCCCGGCTGGACGACAACGACACCCTGCCGCAGTGCCGTCAAACCGTGCACCGGGGTTCGGTCATCTATGGCTGA
- a CDS encoding FxsA family protein: MVGRLFLIYAVVELMVTVGLAAAIGVGWTVVVLLGTLVLGLGLGAPMGGLQLTRQFMQLRSGVQEPRAALSDGALTALATGLVVVPGLATTLLGLLLLVPPIRAAARPALTAVALRGFLRRVPLVGATPADMPRRDYIDGEVIDVIDGEPPTLTRAPGADQPPR; this comes from the coding sequence ATGGTTGGACGGCTGTTTCTCATCTATGCCGTCGTCGAGCTCATGGTGACTGTCGGGCTGGCGGCGGCGATCGGCGTCGGCTGGACCGTTGTGGTGCTGCTCGGCACCCTGGTCCTGGGACTGGGCCTGGGGGCTCCGATGGGCGGGCTGCAGCTCACCCGGCAGTTCATGCAGCTGCGGTCCGGTGTGCAGGAACCGCGTGCCGCGCTCAGTGACGGTGCGCTGACCGCGCTGGCGACCGGGCTGGTTGTCGTCCCCGGATTGGCCACCACGCTGCTGGGGCTGTTGCTGCTGGTGCCGCCGATCCGGGCGGCCGCACGTCCGGCCCTCACCGCCGTCGCCCTGCGCGGATTCCTCCGGCGCGTCCCGCTGGTGGGCGCCACCCCGGCCGACATGCCGCGTCGGGACTACATCGACGGTGAGGTGATCGACGTCATCGACGGCGAGCCGCCGACCCTGACCCGCGCGCCGGGCGCGGACCAGCCGCCACGGTAG
- a CDS encoding dienelactone hydrolase family protein: protein MTTIELNTPAGPIDALLNVPSGEGPWPGVVIVHDAIGYAPDNEAVSQRVARAGYVALTPNLYARGGRARCITRVMRDVLTKHGPAIDDVMAAREHLLGMPECSGRVGIAGFCMGGQFALVLSPKGFGASAPFYGTPLPRKLSETLDGACPIVASFGSRDPLGVGAAERLRKVTTAKNITADIKSYRGAGHSFANQLPAQPLLRVTGFGYDDAATEDAWRRVFAFFGEHLG, encoded by the coding sequence ATGACGACGATTGAGCTCAACACACCCGCCGGACCAATCGATGCGCTGTTGAATGTTCCCTCCGGTGAGGGGCCGTGGCCGGGAGTGGTGATAGTCCACGACGCGATCGGCTACGCACCGGATAACGAGGCGGTGTCGCAGCGGGTGGCTCGCGCGGGCTACGTGGCGCTCACGCCGAACCTTTATGCGCGGGGCGGCCGGGCGCGGTGCATCACCCGGGTGATGCGGGACGTGCTCACCAAACACGGTCCGGCCATCGACGACGTCATGGCGGCGCGCGAGCATTTGCTGGGCATGCCCGAATGCTCCGGCCGGGTCGGCATCGCCGGCTTCTGCATGGGTGGCCAATTTGCTCTTGTACTGTCGCCCAAGGGTTTTGGTGCTTCCGCGCCGTTCTATGGGACGCCGCTGCCGCGCAAGCTCAGTGAGACACTGGACGGCGCCTGCCCGATAGTGGCCAGCTTCGGCAGCCGCGACCCGCTGGGAGTCGGCGCGGCGGAGCGACTGCGCAAAGTGACCACGGCCAAGAACATCACCGCCGACATCAAGTCCTATCGCGGCGCCGGGCACAGCTTCGCCAACCAGCTGCCCGCCCAGCCACTGTTGCGTGTCACCGGGTTCGGCTACGACGACGCCGCCACTGAAGACGCCTGGCGCCGGGTGTTCGCATTCTTCGGCGAGCACCTGGGATGA
- a CDS encoding PPOX class F420-dependent oxidoreductase, with amino-acid sequence MTPTFADLAKAQYILLTTFTKDGRPKPVPVWAALDKESGDRLLVITEGKSWKVKRIRNTPHVQLAICDMRGRPKSEPVDGTAAILDKSQTKLVYDAIGKRYGIIGKVFNLFSKLRGGMDNNVGLELRVA; translated from the coding sequence GTGACACCCACCTTCGCCGACCTGGCCAAAGCGCAATACATCCTGCTCACCACCTTCACCAAGGACGGCCGGCCCAAGCCGGTCCCCGTCTGGGCCGCTTTGGACAAGGAGAGCGGCGACCGCCTGCTGGTCATCACCGAGGGAAAGTCGTGGAAGGTCAAGCGAATTCGCAACACGCCGCACGTGCAACTGGCGATCTGCGACATGCGCGGTCGCCCCAAGAGCGAACCGGTCGACGGCACCGCGGCCATTCTCGACAAGTCGCAGACGAAGCTCGTCTATGACGCGATCGGGAAGCGCTACGGCATCATCGGCAAGGTCTTCAATCTTTTCAGCAAGCTGCGCGGCGGCATGGACAACAACGTGGGCCTCGAGCTGCGAGTGGCATAG